One window of Methanofervidicoccus abyssi genomic DNA carries:
- a CDS encoding M48 metallopeptidase family protein yields the protein MKEITREDVLKICEKWQKELKVNVKRIQIREMKNKWGSYSSNGILTLNKELLKFPLECVEYVVLHELLHKIIPNHGRTFKTLLYAYMPEWEKFHEYLKNK from the coding sequence ATGAAAGAAATTACACGGGAAGATGTGTTAAAAATCTGTGAGAAATGGCAGAAAGAGTTGAAAGTAAATGTGAAACGAATTCAGATAAGAGAGATGAAGAACAAATGGGGATCTTACTCAAGCAATGGAATCTTAACTCTCAACAAAGAATTACTCAAGTTTCCACTTGAATGTGTTGAATATGTTGTGCTTCATGAACTCCTGCACAAAATAATCCCAAATCACGGACGGACATTTAAAACTTTACTCTACGCTTACATGCCAGAATGGGAGAAATTTCATGAATATCTGAAGAACAAGTGA